The following nucleotide sequence is from Chloroflexota bacterium.
GGTGCCGCCGGGGCGCGCCGGCGCGGCCGAGCGGGTTTTGTCAGTGGTCATAGGGGTGTCAGGCTCGAAGTGGGGGTGCGTCTATTTGAGATGCTCCAGCAACGCCAGGTAGCCAACGGCCGACTCGCGCAACTGGGCGATTGCGACGCGGTCATGGGTGGTATGCGCGAAGCTCTCTTCGCCGGGCCCAAAACCGACGGTCGGAATGCCGGCCGCCATGAGGTGCCCGCCATCCGTTGCGAACGACCAGGCGGCCAGTTCGACCTCGCGTTCCAGCGCCCCGGTCAGAATCTGCCGCGCGCGCTCCAGCAGCGGAGCGTCGTCGGGCAGGTGGTAGCCGGGGTGCATAATCAGGTGCAGCTCGTCGTGGCCCATGTACGTCGTCAGGCGCGTCTGCTGGATCTCGACGGCGCCAGTCACGCCCGAATCCGAGCAGTCGTCCAGCACCTTCTGCATCTTGGCGACGACCTGCGCCGGCGTCTCGCTCGGGATGTTGCGCCAGTCCAGCGTCAGCCGGATTTCGCCGGGCGTGACATTGGGGCTGGTCTGATCGGTTGTCACCAGCGTCGGCGCGACGGTGGAGTGCCCGAGCACCGCGTCGGAGACCATGCGCAGCTCGCGCAGCTTGCCCAGGAAGCGCGCCATGGCGAAGTGCGGGTTGGCGCCGCGCGCGGGGATGGAGGCATGTACCGAGCGTCCGCGAAACGTGACGATCAGCTCCATGCGGCCGCGATGACCGGAGCGCAGTTCGTTGCGGCTGGCCTGGCCGAGCACGGCGCAATCACTCTTGATGTGCTTGACGAGGTGCGCGGTGCCCCAGCCGCCGCGCTCTTCGAGCACGGTGGCGGTCGTGTAGAGCGAGCGCGGCAGCGGGCGCCCGGCCTTGCGCGCCATGGCCGGCGCGTAGACCTGCACCGCCAGCGCGCCCTTGCCGTCGCAGGCGGCGCGGCCCCAGATGAAGCCGTCGGCCAGCGCTGCGCTGTACGGCGGGTGCGGCCACTGCGCCGCGTCGCCGACATCGACATGGTCCATGTGGCTGTTCAGCATCAGCGAGCGGTCGCCTTCCGTTCCCTTCATCAGGCCGACGACGTTGCCGACGTGGTCGCGCCACACCTGATCGTAGCCTAGCCGTTCCATCTCCGCCAGCACCAGATCGGCGATCGATTGCTCCTGTCCGGGTAGGCTCGGCGTCTGGATGAGTTTCTGCGCGAACTGAATAATATCGTTTTGGAAGGCATCGACGATGCGGGTCAAATCGGGACGCATAACAACCTCGGTTGGATAACAGTCTTACTAAGCCATTATAGCACCAAGCGGCGGCGGCGCACGCGCAGCGCCCGCCTCTGCTATAATCCCAGGCAAGCCCATTACCCAGGAGGAGCTATGCACATCGACACCGGTCTCGGCGTTGGATCGCTCGGCGACATCGCTGCACAGGCCCGGCAGGCCGAGCAGATCGGCTACGACGCGCTCTGGTCGAGCGAGACGCAGCACGACGCCTTTCTGCCGCTGACGCTCGCGGCGTCGGCCACGAGCCGTATTGCGCTGGGCACCGCCGTCGCCATCGCGTTTGCGCGCAGCCCGATGAACCTCGCCTACATCGGCTGGGACCTGCAGCAGATGAGCGGCGGGCGCTTCATCATGGGCCTCGGCACGCAGATCAAGCCGCACATCGAGCGCCGCTTCGGCATGGTCTGGGATCATCCGACGCCGCGCCTGCGCGAGTATATCCTGGCCATGCGCCACGTCTGGAACTGCTGGCAGACCGGCGAGAAGCTCAACTTCCGCGGCGAGTTCTTCAAGCTGACGCTCATGTCGCCGTTCTTCAATCCGGGGCCGATCGCGCACCCGCACATCCCGATCTACATTGCGGGCGTCAACGACCACCTGTGCCGACTGGCGGGCGAGTTGTGCGAAGGGTTCCACGTCCACCCGTTCCACACGCCGAAGTACATCGCGGAGTTCATCCTGCCACACATTGAGACGGGATTGCAGACATCGGGCCGCGCGCGGAGCGACATCGCGCTGTCGAGCGCCGTGTTCGTGATCGCGGGGGACAGCGCAGACGAGCGCGCCATGGTGCGCGAAATGGTGCGCCAGCAGATCTCGTTCTACGCCAGTACGCCGTCATACCACCCGGTGTTCGCGCTGCACGGCTGGCAGGCGCAGGCGAACGAACTGTCGGCGCTCGCGGCGCGCGGCAAGTGGGACGAGATGCCGAAGCTAGTAACGGACGCGATGCTGGCCGAGTTCGCGGAGGAAGCCACACACGCCGAGTTGCCGGCCAAGCTGAAGAAACGCTACGCGGGGCTGCTGGAGCGTA
It contains:
- a CDS encoding M20/M25/M40 family metallo-hydrolase, translating into MRPDLTRIVDAFQNDIIQFAQKLIQTPSLPGQEQSIADLVLAEMERLGYDQVWRDHVGNVVGLMKGTEGDRSLMLNSHMDHVDVGDAAQWPHPPYSAALADGFIWGRAACDGKGALAVQVYAPAMARKAGRPLPRSLYTTATVLEERGGWGTAHLVKHIKSDCAVLGQASRNELRSGHRGRMELIVTFRGRSVHASIPARGANPHFAMARFLGKLRELRMVSDAVLGHSTVAPTLVTTDQTSPNVTPGEIRLTLDWRNIPSETPAQVVAKMQKVLDDCSDSGVTGAVEIQQTRLTTYMGHDELHLIMHPGYHLPDDAPLLERARQILTGALEREVELAAWSFATDGGHLMAAGIPTVGFGPGEESFAHTTHDRVAIAQLRESAVGYLALLEHLK
- a CDS encoding TIGR03617 family F420-dependent LLM class oxidoreductase, whose product is MHIDTGLGVGSLGDIAAQARQAEQIGYDALWSSETQHDAFLPLTLAASATSRIALGTAVAIAFARSPMNLAYIGWDLQQMSGGRFIMGLGTQIKPHIERRFGMVWDHPTPRLREYILAMRHVWNCWQTGEKLNFRGEFFKLTLMSPFFNPGPIAHPHIPIYIAGVNDHLCRLAGELCEGFHVHPFHTPKYIAEFILPHIETGLQTSGRARSDIALSSAVFVIAGDSADERAMVREMVRQQISFYASTPSYHPVFALHGWQAQANELSALAARGKWDEMPKLVTDAMLAEFAEEATHAELPAKLKKRYAGLLERITYYLPGGTEAQQRETVRQFHA